A region of Streptomyces sp. NBC_01788 DNA encodes the following proteins:
- a CDS encoding cytochrome P450 yields the protein MNTTPEPAVDVPVVPVIELPLPPPGTMGPPEEYQRLRQECPLARVRLPIGATAWYATRYDDVKELVADARLIRPSITDWPPRPGHAPGDEPGLVTMMELEGPRHAALRRALSEPFSVRSVRSGTPRIRRSADRLLDPFVAGDQPGDLVVRFIEPFPVMVMCDLVGIPYEDSDYFLPRADAALGAILTLEEGREATSQLRKYITSLLDRKRREPGDDMLTRLVGECDRGALDHESAVNFGLSMLVAGYRTSTMFLADAVLTLLSVPGAYARLRDHRALLPDAVEELLRYVPVMNGVVVLQTVEDIELHGRTIRAGDAVLPVLAAANRDESVFTDPDGLDLCRADNPHLTFGRGAHNCIGSHLARAQMTVCLEALFDRLPDLRLAEGHRPIWEDESPSKSPLTLPVNW from the coding sequence GTGAACACCACGCCGGAACCCGCCGTCGACGTGCCCGTCGTGCCCGTCATCGAGCTGCCCCTGCCGCCGCCGGGCACCATGGGCCCGCCCGAGGAGTACCAACGGCTGCGCCAGGAGTGCCCGCTGGCCAGGGTCAGGCTGCCGATCGGCGCCACCGCCTGGTACGCCACCCGCTACGACGACGTCAAGGAACTCGTCGCCGACGCCCGGCTGATCAGGCCGAGCATCACCGACTGGCCGCCCCGCCCCGGCCATGCCCCCGGGGACGAGCCGGGCCTGGTCACGATGATGGAGCTGGAGGGCCCCCGGCACGCCGCGCTGCGCCGCGCCCTGAGCGAGCCGTTCAGCGTCCGGTCCGTGCGGAGCGGGACGCCGCGCATCCGGCGGTCGGCCGACCGGCTGCTCGACCCGTTCGTCGCCGGCGACCAGCCCGGCGACCTGGTCGTCCGGTTCATCGAGCCCTTCCCCGTCATGGTGATGTGCGATCTCGTCGGCATCCCCTACGAGGACAGCGACTACTTCCTGCCCAGGGCGGACGCGGCGCTCGGCGCCATCCTCACCCTGGAGGAGGGCCGGGAGGCCACCTCGCAACTGCGCAAGTACATCACCTCGTTGCTCGACCGGAAGCGGCGCGAGCCCGGCGACGACATGCTCACCCGGCTGGTCGGGGAGTGCGATCGCGGCGCTCTGGACCACGAGAGCGCGGTGAACTTCGGGCTGTCCATGCTGGTCGCCGGCTACCGCACGAGCACCATGTTCCTGGCCGACGCGGTGCTGACCCTGCTGAGCGTGCCCGGCGCGTACGCGCGTCTGCGCGACCACCGCGCCCTGCTGCCGGACGCGGTGGAGGAACTCCTGCGCTATGTGCCGGTGATGAACGGCGTCGTCGTCCTCCAGACCGTCGAGGACATCGAGTTGCACGGCCGGACGATCCGCGCGGGCGACGCCGTGCTGCCCGTGCTCGCGGCGGCCAACCGCGACGAGAGCGTGTTCACCGACCCCGACGGGCTCGACCTGTGCCGCGCGGACAACCCCCATCTCACCTTCGGCCGCGGGGCGCACAACTGCATCGGCTCCCATCTGGCCCGGGCGCAGATGACCGTGTGCCTGGAGGCGCTGTTCGACCGGCTCCCGGACCTGCGCCTGGCCGAGGGCCACCGCCCCATCTGGGAGGACGAGTCGCCGAGCAAGTCGCCGCTCACCCTCCCCGTCAACTGGTGA